TTTCCAGAAGCATGAGCGCAAGCAGATTGGCTGGCTGGCCGCCGTTGGCACGGCCTTGCCCTTTTTCATCATGCTGGCCCTAGGATCGGTGCTGCCCCTGGGCTGGTTCATGGGCGCAAAGTCCAGCCGCGCTTCTCTGCTTCTGGTGATGAGCATTGCGGTCGCGGTGACTTCCATTCCGGTCATCTCGCGCATTTTTTTCGATCTTAAAATCCTTCACACGCGTTTTGCCCGGCTGGTGCTGGGCGTGGCGGTTCTGGAAGACATAGTTCTCTGGGCGGTGCTTGCCATCGCCACTGCCATTGCCGATTCATCCGGTCTTCCGGCGCGCAAGATTGCTCTGCACATCGGCATCACGCTCGTCTATTTCATCCTGGGATTGATGCTGTTTCCGCGCGCGACCAAGCGGATTTCAAAATCACGATTCAACCTGCTTGCCATCAACTCCCCAGTGACGTTCACTCTGTTGATCGCATTTGCTTATGTGGCTGTTGCTGGCCTGCTGGACGTGAATCTGGTCTTTGCCGCCTTCCTCGCGGGATTTGCCGTTTCGCGCAAGCGGCTGGGCGATGCCCTAGCCACAATCTCTGGCTTCTCCTTCGCGCTGTTCATCCCTGTCTATTTCGCTCTGGTGGGTTATAGCCTGATCTTTGGGAAAGCTTTCTCCATACCGATGCTGCTGGCCTTCCTGGCTGGTGCCTGTGTGCTTAAGCTTCTGGCAGTCGCGCTGGGAGCGCGCCTGGCAGGCTTCCGCGGCCTCGACATCACGAACCTCGCTGTCGCAACGAATGCTCGCGGCGGTCCCGGCATCGTGCTGGCCAGCGTAGCGTTTGAAGCCGGAATCATCAGCGCCGCGTTTTACACCACGCTGGTTCTGGTCGCAGTGCTCACATCACAAGCTGCCGGAGCATGGCTGGAATTCGTATTGCGCAAAGGCTGGCCGCTGCTTTCGGGCGACACGTCGACAACAGAAAAGATCACCGCAGTGGAAAAAGAACCGGGACAGTTGGTGGCGTAGATTTTTTATCCCGAAGTGCGGCGAGGGAACCCTATAGTCACCAAACACATCCTGCCGCGAATCAACGCGAATGAACACGAATCAGCTAAATCTATTTACCGCAAAGGGACGCAAAGAACGCTAAGCCAAAACAATCCTAGATTTCCTCTCCTTCGCGACCTTTGCGTCCTTAGCGGTAAATTTCTCTTTGGCTGAGTGCTGAAGGCTGACTGCTGAGTGCTGAGCGCACATGCGTCCGGCTGATACGGTCGTGCCAGCCGACGCGATCCTCATCCACCAGCGCCCACAAGTAGCCCAGCCCAACGGAAAACCCTGAAAGCGCGCTGGCTGCGGCGCGGCATTGCCGCTCAAACATGGTGGTGGCTTTTCCTTCGAAAGTACAAAGTTCAAGACCAGCGAAGCTCATTCCCGGTGTGGCGCGTCGGTAGACAAGAAAGATGTATTGAAATACCAGCCAGAAGATTCCACCGGCCGCCAGGATGCATAGCATTGTCATGCTTGAATGCGGGACTTGCTCCGCCGCTTCCAGAAAAGTCAGTGCAAAGGCGCCAGTAGCGATAAAAACGATTGCCACATCCACCAGTCCGGCCACCAG
The genomic region above belongs to Terriglobia bacterium and contains:
- a CDS encoding cation:proton antiporter — protein: MPSSAIGPLILFLAILLTGAHLLGYLFARLRQPRVIGEILAGCILGPFVLGRWAAYTHFLQLDVAANEKKAALDLLYYLGLLMLMFLSGAETKALFQKHERKQIGWLAAVGTALPFFIMLALGSVLPLGWFMGAKSSRASLLLVMSIAVAVTSIPVISRIFFDLKILHTRFARLVLGVAVLEDIVLWAVLAIATAIADSSGLPARKIALHIGITLVYFILGLMLFPRATKRISKSRFNLLAINSPVTFTLLIAFAYVAVAGLLDVNLVFAAFLAGFAVSRKRLGDALATISGFSFALFIPVYFALVGYSLIFGKAFSIPMLLAFLAGACVLKLLAVALGARLAGFRGLDITNLAVATNARGGPGIVLASVAFEAGIISAAFYTTLVLVAVLTSQAAGAWLEFVLRKGWPLLSGDTSTTEKITAVEKEPGQLVA